In the genome of Candidatus Hydrogenedentota bacterium, the window GTGGTTCGGCATGGACAATATCGCCACGGTCAAGGCCGGTTTTGCCGAGCAGGTGGCGATCTTCCGCCACAAGCATCAGTGGCTGATGAGCTGGCTGTATACCGGCACCTTCGGTTCGTTCATCGGGCTGGCGGCCACGTTCCCGATGCTGGTCAATACCGCGTTTCCGAACGCCAACGCCTTCAAATTCGCTTTCGTCGGCCCGCTGCTGGCGGCGCTGATCCGCCCGCTTGGCGGCTGGCTGTCGGATCGGATCGGCGGCGCGATCATCACTTGCTGGGTATTCGTGGCGATGGCGGCGGCCTCCTTCGGCGCGCTGCTGTTCCTGCCGGGGCTGAACGGCGGCGACGGCAATATGAGCGGTTTCATCATC includes:
- a CDS encoding nitrate/nitrite transporter (involved in the transport of nitrate and nitrite) — its product is WFGMDNIATVKAGFAEQVAIFRHKHQWLMSWLYTGTFGSFIGLAATFPMLVNTAFPNANAFKFAFVGPLLAALIRPLGGWLSDRIGGAIITCWVFVAMAAASFGALLFLPGLNGGDGNMSGFIIMYLILFVAAGIGNGSTFRMIPIIFRVLRQRQLHGADRAGLEQASRLAATEAAATLGFSSAVAAFGGFFIPIAYGASIDLTGGYQAALVVFALFYLSCLFITWRWYAGKNVEAPC